TGGAGAAAAACATTTGACCTCGGGGTGAAAATTCAAAGATTGCCATAGTCATATCTCCATTTtgattttgtgtgttttgttgtggtgggggggggggggggagttgGTTTACCTTCGCTGTTACTGGAGAGTTAAGGACTCAGGAGATACGACATGTACATTGATCAGCCCATCTAGTTATTTTTATCAATGCgttgtaaaaaaaataaataaatggtagAATATTTTTTCGAGTTTACAGGGGAACCTCTGGTCGAGcggattaaaaaaattatttgttgaTTTTGCTCCTCCATCCATTGGTGAGAATATTGTGACAACGGTTGCCACCACCCCCACAGGCAaccgggaaaaaaaaaatgcggGAATGAAGCAGAAATCGTGGAAGAGAGAGACGTATATTTACGGGGGGAGAAACCCCATCCATCATTACGTAAGTCAAGGAATATACGTTGGGTGTTTGAGCGCATTGTTGCAGGACTAGTCAATCAAGCACCGAAAGTAAAGCCGGAGAAAAGCAAAGTCTGATCACCAGGCATTCCACATAATTAATCGATGCGCGTTCCATTTTCGTTTTACTACTAAGGTAGTAAGCGCTAAGTAGTAGTACTTTTTGCTTTCACCTAACATAGTACAGAGGAGCCCCCGCGGCAAGTGGTCACGTCGGGACTCCATTGCTACTCTCTAGTagagggaagaaaaaaaaaagagaaaagaaacaaaatgaaatCTCAGCAACGGGAGCCCCCGCGGCAGGTAAGCGCACCTGCGGCAACGGTGATTGAACCCACAAGGGAAGATGGTCTGGCGCTTAAACTGGAAGCCCTGGCGTAGTTAGTGGATGATGCACCTGCCGCCCCTGACTCCCGGAAGTAGGCCCCATTCAGCATCAAGTCTCCCTCCGACCTCCAGTTCCAATGTTGCCATTCACTTTCCGGTGCATCCTCGTGCTTGGTCACCTCTTTCCTGAAGTTTTCGTTGGGCGCAAGAAATCTATTCCCCTGGCTGTTGATGGTAGGGGCTGCGCTCCCGCCGACGGCGTACATTTCCCAGTGGGTGTAGTCATTATTCACCACGTGAAAGTAGCCGTGTCTGCACCTTGGCATCCGCTGCACCAGCCCTTCGCCGAAATGGTTGAAAGCAATGGTGACCTGCATGTTTTTGTCTTGCGTGTAATAGTCGCTGTGTCCCAGGAGCATGACTTTGTCGTGATTAGTGAAGTAGTTGTTGGATATGGTGATGGCCGTGGATCCGTGGATGGCATCGATGAGGCCGTCATGGCAGTTGGACAAGGAACAATGATCGACCCAGACGTGCTGCCCACCAAAAATGGAAATTCCATCACCGTCAGAAACCGTCCAATATCCCGAGTGTTCAGGGGAGTCCCTGATGTTCCCATTCCCTCCCTGCTTACAGTCGTGGATGTGAATGCCGTGGATGATGATGTTAGTTGCGTAGTGGATGGTAATGCACGGTCCGCCGGAGATGTGAACGCTTGCGCCCCTTCCGTCGATGGTTTTGTGGGAGTTCATCACCAGCTCTTGCCTGAGCTGGATTACCATGTCTCTTTTGAAGATGATCCACAGAGGTTCGTCTTGTATAACCGCATGCCTTAGGGTGCCTGGCTTTGGGTTGACCGCATCGTCGTCCCCAGCGTCGGTTACCACGTAGATTCGCCCGTTCCTTCCACCCATGGCGTCCTTTCCAAACCCAATGCCGCAGTCGGCTAAACGCTGGCGGTTGTTCTCCCAGTCGGGGTCGCACCGCCAGCAATCATCGATGGGGTTCCCAGTCCCGCAAGACAGGTACCCCAGGTTCCTCCTCGATGCATTCATGCTCCTGGTGGAAAGCCGGTAAATTTGAGATTCATTAGCCAGCACGAAAATTAACCGGCTAACACACACACACCAAAAAAAATCTATACCAGACATAAAAAGTCGTGCGTCATAACATGCTAGCAGTACTATATAAGGATTGAATCAATAGACAAAAAAACGTAAATAGAAGGAATTCTGGCTAGCATGCATTGTTTTGTTACACTACCTCTGAACATCTTGCACGACAAGATCAGGGTCTTTGACTGAAGCAGCAGAGGAGGCGGAGGAGGAAATTACTAAGACCGGAGTCAGAACCAGGGTGATGAAAAGGACAAATTGAAATGCTGGATGAGCCAACATTTTCTCTCTACTTGGGCTGCTCAAGTACAAAAGCAGTACAAAAGCAGTACCTAGtgctactactactactacaaaTGTTGGGAGAGCTAGCTGGTCTGGTCCAGTGCAAGATGATGCGATCCAATGGGGGATTATAAAGGAGCAAAGCCGGGATAAAAGGCGTGATTATACatttgaaaactgaaagtgGGGCTCATTTACTATCCAAAATCCGAATCCATTTACTTGGATTCCCACCggccggggggggggggtttaAGTCGTTAATCATTTTTGCTCTTTCAACGGAGGCCCACTGCCCACTGCCCGCTCTTTTGGGATATGGTCACCACCttctactttttttctttcctgTTTGCTGAAACTGGATGGCTTTGCCACGACAAATTACCATCTGCATGTGATGAGTTTCGCCGcacgagttttttttttttttgggttttcatGCGGGAGCTACTCCCACTCCTCTTGGGTGGGATATAGTACATCATCTTTTCCATCGATTCGCTCTGAATTTGTTTTGCGATTTTGGGTGGGAATTTTTGGTATTAGTTGGATCTGAGCTTTCCGGATTAGGGTGCAGAaacatattattattgtttatcCCACTGCTGGCCTGTCATGCTCTATGTATCGATGAAGGAGGGAAACTTCATTTTACAAAGAAAGGAAAGCCTTACAATTCATTAGGCACTACACGAATTCCGAATTTGGAATGGGACAATAAATATGGTGCATATTGGAAATAGACTTTTGGCCGGAAAGACTTTCGACTTCAATTAAAGCTGAGTAAAGAAGCATAGGAtccactactactactactatatTATTGTACTAATATGAAGTAACTTAAAattcttcattattttttctttcaagagaAGAAGATGGAAATACTATTGTACCTTGTGGGCGCGACCCCACTCGGCCGCCTTACATCCGCCATTTCTGGAGGGAATGTTGTAAATCATATATAGTATTTTGGTAAGAAATTCTTAGCCTTagaacttattattattattttttaacaaTAATAAGTGTTTGTACAAACAgtagtatttaaacatttaagtCCAACAGGCCTATTTTTATAGGCATGAAATGACTTGATCGGAATCAGTAATACAATTATTAATAGAACTAATTATTTGACTATATTAACACAATATATGATACTTCAATTAGGGATATCGGTTCCCCGCGGCTAGTCCGACTGGTTCAGTAATCTGATAGTTATCAACAGGTCCCGTGATCATTAACTCCCGTATACTGTCTCACTGTGTATCCTTGGGGCAAGATTTTACACATTCTTAAGGAATTAGTCTGATCGAAATGCTAGAATACCccttagtaaaaaaaaaaattagaggtATCATTTACTAACCAAATACCATGCGTCTGTCATATACTATACAAAGAACCATGTGACATTGACTTGAGAATTTGACCCACTACACATGGCACGTGACATTGGCTCGTTAAGATATATTACAAGtgttatatttttgaaattatatgattaattagaaaataaataaataaatacagaAAGGGCATGCAAGATTAAATAGGAAAAGCATATAAATGCAAGAGAGGATAataatataattattagtatgtgtgtatatgtggtaggttaaataaatattataatgTGTGTTAGCAAATGCTCCTCTAGAAAATCCATAGTAATTTGCTACGTTccaatttattttccttttccttcttgaGAGTAATATTAATTACTTCTAGAGAGTCGATATGCTGGACTCAAGGGTCTATGATGACCAACCGGAGGAGGAGGGAGAACCAAATCAAGTATTTTATTCGTTAGATACTTGTCaaaatgatgcattagtgattTTTGTTTTCCAGTTTTCTGTATGGAATTTGATTTAAATCTATTTAAGGAGATCATTTCACATTTTCAAGTAAGCTTGCATTACTAGCGGCCTCCTCATGTGGTCCAATCGTAGCTCATTTTAGGTGGTAGGAACATTAAATCAAATTCTTTGCCTACGTCATGAGGTTTAGACCCCTTTTGTTAAaccaaaccaaaacaaaaaaaaaagggttcaaAAGTTCCAATGCTGGTTTATACACAATCAAAATTCATCCATTGTATGGCCCAAATTGAGAAGTCATCAATAATCGCATGATCCAAACAGTGGCTATGGGAGGCTTTAGGATGAGGAGGTTAATGAAGTTTGGGCTCCCCTAACCCAGTACTTCAAGAAGGGTGGAGCCCAATGTTATCAACCAGAAAGAGAGCAACGCATCCGAAAATGTTACAAGATCCCAAAACggcactcttttttttttttttttagtacaaaatgaaaaatactACGTACTAAATCGCGAAATAGCGCTATGGTAATTGCAACAAAACTTAAGCCTTTAGGATACCCGTAAATATCAATCCATCGTTAAATGTGTAAAAAGAAATGATTTTAGAAGTTTAAACTATTATTGAGTAACATGGCAAGAGTTTGTCATATTAGAATTACACACATTCCCGCTTAGTTATGACGCATGGAAGCAAATCGTTGGGGAAAATGTCTTTTCATTCTTAAGAGGGATGTTTCCACATTCACTAGCAGTTTGGTCAACAGAGGAGAAATCACACTCGTTGCTGGGTGAAATAGCAAGAAGGATTTTACCGAATGCCGCAAGAGTTTGGGTTAAAAATTTGACAGGGGAATGCGTCCCAATAGTCATCATATCATAGTAAGAAGAAATATAGGAAATGGTTCATGGTAGTGATGATTCTACCATTTGAATTTTGGATGTCTAAATCACATAATATCAGAAAGACTTGAGGGAAGTGGAGAGATTGATGAACCCTACCTGCCATAAAACCtttacaatatatatatatcttctAATATATTCACCGTCCTAACCTCTACCGTCTTCACTTTTTTCGAACAAATGGAGCTTACCA
This portion of the Coffea eugenioides isolate CCC68of chromosome 11, Ceug_1.0, whole genome shotgun sequence genome encodes:
- the LOC113751202 gene encoding pectate lyase-like; translated protein: MLAHPAFQFVLFITLVLTPVLVISSSASSAASVKDPDLVVQDVQRSMNASRRNLGYLSCGTGNPIDDCWRCDPDWENNRQRLADCGIGFGKDAMGGRNGRIYVVTDAGDDDAVNPKPGTLRHAVIQDEPLWIIFKRDMVIQLRQELVMNSHKTIDGRGASVHISGGPCITIHYATNIIIHGIHIHDCKQGGNGNIRDSPEHSGYWTVSDGDGISIFGGQHVWVDHCSLSNCHDGLIDAIHGSTAITISNNYFTNHDKVMLLGHSDYYTQDKNMQVTIAFNHFGEGLVQRMPRCRHGYFHVVNNDYTHWEMYAVGGSAAPTINSQGNRFLAPNENFRKEVTKHEDAPESEWQHWNWRSEGDLMLNGAYFRESGAAGASSTNYARASSLSARPSSLVGSITVAAGALTCRGGSRC